From the genome of Setaria viridis chromosome 1, Setaria_viridis_v4.0, whole genome shotgun sequence:
CCTGACGGCTGACGATCTGTAGCGTTGCATCACAGTTCTGATGAGCTGCTGAATTAGATAAGTGGATCAGGTGGCAAAATTCGATGCAAACGCCTGATAGTCGTGACGACTTATTTGATTGGGAATATATTGGGTCTGAAAGTTTGTAAGACTTTGAATATAGCAAGACTGCTACAATTTTTAAAAGTGGAAATTTATGATGGTCAGCCGGACATCACATTATATACACGCTCCCTTGACAGACCAATTTCCTTGCCTCTTTGGGGGATACATCAGTGCACAATAGCTTTACATAATCTTCCCATGTCCACAtccatactccctccatttttacatttttatttataaggcgcaCATACATACCAAGATTTAAACTTTACgatctttgaccaacaatttaactattaattttttatttttataatgtaaattcTATATgattggattcgtaatcaaatatactctataACGATTACAAACCATAAAAattataatataatataaatgaatggtcaaactatTATTTGAAAGATCGTGCGAAGTTATACGGAGGGAGTCCTGGAAAAATGATCTGCACTTTAATTGCCTCCGATTCAAATATGACGTGAGCAGAGGTTGGACTCAACACAACGACACAACGTTGCCTTGACTTGTGGATTCGCGCATGGACAACATCTGAACACTGCAAGACACAGTAATGTAGTGTCCCTGTACGCAACAGCGGGTACAGTGTGCTGGCCATTATCCCACCACAATGCTTCACAGTACATTACAAGTTTAGATCCCATCAATATTCAACAAAAACGCCTAATGAAAGAAACCCATCAGCCATCAGCATAAAAAGCGGGCCCACTTATGGCAGGTGGGCCCCGCGAACTTTTGAAAGAGAAAACGACCACTTGCCGCCAGCAGGCGCCTCCTGATTCGAGAGCTGCTCAgtcctcccgtcgccgccgaggctcCCTATAAATCCGACGCCACcgttcctcctctcctcgcgcgccgcaaCATCTCCTGCTTCCCATTGCTCCtaaaagaaaggagaagaggaagcggCGAGCCGGCAGGTCGGTTTCGATGGCGGCGACGTGCGCCgcgagcctcgcgccgctgctgggcccggcggcggcgaacgcgaCGGGCTACCTGTGCGACCGGTTCGCGGACACGACGTCGGCGGTGGACTCGACGTACCTGCTCTTCTCGGCGTACCTCGTCTTCGCCATGCAGCTCGGGTTCGCCATGCTCTGCGCGGGCTCCGTCCGCGCCAAGAACACCATGAACATCATGCTCACCAACgtgctcgacgccgccgccggcgcgctctTCTACTACCTCTTCGGCTTCGCCTTCGCGTACGGGACCCCCTCCAACGGCTTCATCGGCAGGCACTTCTTCGGCCTCAAGCGGCTCCCCCAGGCCGGCTTCGACTACGACTTCTTCCTCTTCCAGTGGGCCTTCGCCATCGCCGCGGCCGGGATCACGTCGGGCTCCATCGCCGAGCGGACGCAGTTCGTGGCGTACCTCATCTACTCCGCCTTCCTCACCGGCTTCGTGTACCCGGTGGTCTCCCACTGGGTCTGGTCCGCCGACGGCTGGGCCTCGGCGTCCCGGACGTCGGGGAAGCTCCTCTTCGGCTCCGGCATCATCGACTTCGCCGGGTCCAGCGTCGTCCACATGGTCGGCGGCATCGCCGGCCTCTGGGGTGCGCTGATCGAGGGCCCCCGCATTGGCCGGTTCGACCACGCCGGCCGCTCGGTGGCGCTGCGCGGGCACAGCGCGTCGCTCGTCGTGCTCGGCACCTTCCTGCTGTGGTTCGGGTGGTTCGGCTTCAACCCGGGGTCCTTCCTCACCATCCTCAAGAGCTACGGCCCCGCCGGGAGCATCCACGGGCAGTGGTCCGCCGTGGGCCGCACCGCCGTGACCACCACCCTCGCCGGCAGCACGGCGGCGCTCACCACGCTCTTCGGGAAGCGCCTCCAGACGGGGCACTGGAACGTGCTCGACGTCTGCAACGGCCTGCTCGGCGGGTTCGCCGCCATCACCGCCGGCTGCTCGGTGGTGGACCCCTGGGCGGCCGTCATCTGCGGGTTCGTGTCGGCGTGGGTGCTCATCGGGCTCAACGCGCTGGCAGCAAGGCTCCGGTTCGACGACCCGCTGGAGGCCGCGCAGCTCCACGGCGGGTGCGGCGCGTGGGGGGTCATCTTCACGGGGCTCTTCGCGCGCCGGGAGTACGTGGAGCAGatctacggcggcggcgcgccggggcgGCCGTACGGGCTCttcatgggcggcggcggccggctgcTGGCGGCGAACGTGGTGATGGTCCTGGTGATCGCGGCGTGGGTGAGCGTCACCATGGCGCCGCTGTTCCTGGCGCTCAGCAAGATGGGCCTCCTCCGCGTCTCCGCCGAGGACGAGATGGCCGGCATGGACCAGACGCGGCACGGCGGGTTCGCGTACGCGTACCACGACGACGAGGACCCCAGCGTCAGGCCCAAGGCGGTGATGAGCACGCAGATCGCCAACGCGTCCAGCGGCGAGTTCTAGCGACTCAGTGCCGCTATACTAGTAATGCATATACATATGCGCACCGTGCAGAATGCACGCAGGCCACCCGTCTGTTTTGTTGGATCGCACCGTATTATGCTATTGCTACATAAGATTGTATAacaacaacgacgacgacgagataTATTATACTCTCCTCTAAGATTCCATCTTTCCTTTGACCTCAATTATGTGGAGATTGGTATTGTTTGCACGGATGGTTCATCCATTCATCGATGCAGGTTGATCCctcttctctctgtttttttttgtttgccctTTTGTTCTAGGAAAGACTGCCAACATACGTGATCTTTGCATTCTGGAATTGCTCCAGGAAAAGCATGTCCCGCCACCTTCGAAGTTTCTGATCCACCATCATTGTCGCCGTGTTCGATGGAAGCCATGGCCCCCAGACCCTCTGTGCAGAATCTTCACGGCATCCCTGCTCCGCACAGGTCTCAGTCATGCTACTGTGAACCGGAAACACGGGATTCATCCTACCGCCCCTTTGAACGGATATCACCGAAAACAactcgtactccctccgttatcTTTTGATCGATCTATTTCATTTTACCACAATGATCAAGGAGAAAGACCCTCCGTATCATCCAATTAATCATATTATTATGTACTTGTCAGTGGAAATGATTTTCCGCGCAAACCCCTTACTACCCTTACTATCAAATaggactatcaaaagagaatatTTCAGTTTTGAAAATAAATCTATTGAAAGAGAATGGATGGAGTAAATCAGAAACCCTAAAAAAGTTGTTGGGATAAGAGTATATGACATGACTGCCTATCACTCCAGTCACTTATATCCCGCCTTTATTTGGACGAGCTCAGATGTTGGATTGACCAAATTTTTTGGCTGGTTTTGGGTGGTCAGGGTGGCATGTACCGTTCGCCATTTACATGGCGAGGTATTGGAATGCATTGGAATTATTCCAGACCAAGACGATAGAGTACTTTTATTCTCACCTTTCCAAATCGTCGGTCCCTGTCACTGTACCCTGTATGCTTGTTGCACAACCTGCACCATCCTTTTCTACCTCCATCTTTGCTGGCAGGGTTGCAGTGGCAACGTACGGCGGCCATTTGCCCATGTTCTTTCTACCATGATCCAGCCATGTGACAATATATACGAGCTGGATGGTATGGAACTCACGAGCATCTCGTAACTCCCTCCATAACCTTGAATCTTGATCTCTTCGGTCAAAAGAATCAACTTTTTACCAAGTGGTGGAGACAAGATCCATGGATGGGAACACATGAACCAACATGAATCAATACccttcaagaaaaaaaacaatgaatTGATAAATTAGTTAACACCAGGAAAAGTTCTGAACTGGAGGGAAAGAATGGGGACGAGCAGGATAAATCCAAAGAGAACCCAGCTACTAAAACAGAGAAAGAGTTTGGCAGTAGGTACAACATGGGCACAGAAAATATACTTAGGACAATGGCACCACAGTTCATCCAAGTTCCAAGAAAATGTATCAACACTTCCAATGTTACTAAAAAACAGAAGCTGTACATCCGATTCCAACTTCCATCTTATATTCAATTGAATTAGGGGTACTGGTCGTCCCAAACAGCTATCACAGCTGCGAGTTCAAAGCTTCTTGTTGGGTACATCATGGTTGATACTAATGCATCAGCAATGAAATTCCACAAATTGAGTAGGCTAAAGATCTGGTTACCTTCTGTGCCAGTAAATGGAATACATGGCAGTTTCTGGTTCATCTTTAGCTTCTCCCATCTCATTTTTTTAGTCCATTGTACTGTACAAGATAACGAGGCATAAGTAATCAAATAGTGTAAGGACAAGGTTATCAGTCACTCTAAATAACAGCATTCATTAATTAGCACTGAGCATAATAGGTTTTGTTAAAACCATACTACAAAACAGCAACATAATTAAGGACCAAAAATGAGATAATACCAAGTTGAGAAAGTACCAAAAAGAGATGAGGGTAAACTTGAGTGCTCAACTGTGGGTTGCACAGTTTACTGGTCTTGGGCCTCATGATCACATCATCGAATACATTAAGACATGAGCCTTCCGTATATGCATGCAATATACCTTCCAAATCGCAAATTGCTAATTAACCTAATAAGGTGTTATGTACTTTGTTTGAGGGGTCAATACATAAATTTTGGTGCAATAACACAATTCCTCAAATCATACCAACAATATGCTTGTGATAAGTGAGGTGGTGAATTGGTGGTAGGTCAACCCATTCCAAAAGGCAGGTTAGGTTCGGAGCTAGGATCAATGAACCATCACCCTCCCActactcaaaccaaacacccctaaatgaAACAGGTTTCTAGGTTAGACGCATTCGTCTAAACTCTAAACACTGCCATTGAGCAACAGCGCTGTTGTGAAATGACCGGCTCAAATAAGTAATCACCAACTGGTGTAACATGTGGCAACCGATGCCTTTCAGCCATCAGCAATTGCAAGGATCTTCTCTAGTTTTCAGATTCTGAATTCTGCATTTTTCTTGATCTACCATTCCCATGTTCTATTCTCATCTGATCCAAACAATGCGGACATACAACGAGTACCGACAAAAGACTAGAATAGTAATTTGTTATACTGTCAGTACAATGAATATTAAAAATATACTACCTAGTTCAAGTAATCTGACAACACCTTTCAAGTTTGTTTCAGTCATTTCCACTATGTATACTGGTTGCGAAATGTCAGGCTCAAAACGGTAATCACTAACTGGTGCGACAAATGGTAAAAAGATGTATTTTAACTATCAGCAATTGCAAGGCTCTTCTCCAGCCTCCAGATTCTGAATGTTTCACTTTTCTTGATCTAGTATCTATCCATCCCATGTTCCATCCTCATCTAGATCTGCAAAACTGTGGAGAGACATTAACTATCAGCAAAAAGACAGTTCCAAGCATGGTATTTTGTTATGCTGACAGTAGAAAGAATAAGACAAATACTACTGGTATTTTCATAGTACCTTTTAGTTTGTTTCAGTTGTTTCACACAAAATATATCAATATTGCACTAAATAGGTAATTATATCCCACACCACTTTGGCATGGAACTGAGAACACACCGGAACATTTGGAACAGATAAGAACTAAAATCAGTTCTTTTTATTCAAAGATGATTATTGGCACACATTATACAGTTAGAATCAACCAATCCTGGCCTCTTGTCGTCATTACCATCTGTTTGTTTCATGCATATGGAAGTGGACACCTATCATTTCTAGTTGGCATGTAAAATATGACAATTGATAAGTAGAATATAACAGGCTAGCTGCCACCTCCATTTTTTAGCAAGGTGGGCAATTTAACAATTAAAACGGTCATAAGGTAGAAAATGCACCGCAAGAGAACCCAAACTGGCAGCATGATTGGCGACATCAAACATTAGGTCAATGGCCATTCCAATGAAGAAAGTGAAAATGGGATATAGGGCTGATAGGAGCACTCCTATTCTAGCATCAAATAAACAAGATAAATAAAGTATCTTTGCAAATAGATAATTTGAATAAGCAATATGAATCACATGAAAATATATGCAAACCTTCATGTATTGATAATGGGATTTTGAAACAGAAAAGCGCAAATCCTGAATGTAAGTTCAGTCCGGTTCAGACATTATACCTCTTGCTTCTTGCCATGAAGTAGATTGATAAAAGGCTTTGATGGAACGCCTTCTTGTGTACCTCCGATAAATATGTTAGAGGTAGGTCAGATGCTTAACTAGGGGAGCCCACTTTGTTTACTGCACAGATGTTAAGCTCATGACTTTCCAATAATGAAGCGAATTTATGAAAGTTATGCAGCTATGTAAGCTTCTGGAAACATTTTTAACTGGCAGTATATTTTGTCACAGTTCCATTGAGGCTGCTAAATCATCAAGAGTATCATATATATCCTCTGACTGAGGATGTGCATCATCACCAGAGTAAAACCGGTGTATCTTGCGGTCCACCTCGATCCAGCTACAACCAGGCAGCTTCTTGCCTATATTCTCCTCCTTCACAAACTTCCTTACTTTCCTCACCTCTTCCCACAAGCCACCTTCACTGTAAACATTTGCCAGCATCACTACATAGTTAGCATTATTTGGATCCAACTCTAGTAACTTCCCGATTGCAAGTTCAGCCAGTTCTAGTTGTCTGTGTACTCTACATGCATTTAGCAATGATCCCCATATGACTTCATCTGATTCGATCCTCATATTGCTGATAACATTCAGTGCATCCTGAAACCGGCCTGCCCGACCAAGAAGGTCGACAATGCACCCATAATGCTCAATCTCTGGCTCAATTCCATGCTCATGTTGCATTAATTCAAAGTatctaagtccttcatcaacgAACCCTCCATGAGTGCATGCATTCAACAGTCCAACAAAAGTAACCACATCAGGTTCGACCCCTTCATCCCTCATCGCATTAAACACAGCGATTGCACACTCGCTGCGCCCATGTAATGCAAGACAATTGATCAGAGAATTCCACGTGGTCAGGCTTCTATCTGAAAGCTCATTAAAGATCCATCTTGCCCCCTTTAGGTTCCCACATTTACCGTACATATCAATCAACCCATTCAGAACGGATGAGCCAAAACCAACACAGGTCCGCCACGCATAGCAGTGGATCAACTTCCCAATCTTCAGCATCCCAAGATGCCCACATGCAGATAGCACACAAGAAACTGTGGTTGCATTTGGCCGGAACCCCTCGCCCACCATCCTCCCCAAAATCCCAACAGCCTCCACAAACAGCCCGTTCTGAGTACAGCCCGCGATGATTGCGTTCCATGCAGCCACGTCCCTCTCGGGCATCCGCTCGAAGAGCACGATCGCATCCCCAACCTTCCCGGCCCTTGCGTACCCGGACATCAGCGCGGTCCAGGAGACCACGTTCCTCTCGGTCAAACCATCGAACAGCTTGCGCGCGTCGGCCATCATCCCGTACCTCGAGTAACCATCGAGGAGCGAGGTCCTTATGACATCGTATTCGCAGAAACCGCTCTTGCAGGCGTGGGAGTGGATCGACCTGACGAGGTGGACGCCGACGGCGCAGGCGGCGCGGAGCGCGAGCGGGTACACGAACTGGTTGGGGGCCGGGCGGCCCCGGCGGAGCATGCGGAGGAAGAGCTCGAGCGCGTCGCGGGCGTGCGCGTGGGAGGCAggggacgaggcggcggctgcggaggAGGAGACGTAGGCGGAGAGTATGGCGGAGTAGAGGAAGACATTGGGGTGGGGCGTGGCGTCGAAGAGGCGGCGCGCGTAGGGGAGGCAGGAGAGGCGGAGGACGGCGAagcggaggaggtggaaggtggtgggctgcgcggcggcgcgccccgcgacgaAGGCGTGGGCGTGGAGCTGCTCGAGGTGCGCGCGGGTGGAGCAGCGGGAGAGCACGGCGACGAAGTCGCGGTGGGAGAGCTGAGACGAGCACCGCATCGTGCCGTGtggtggtggcgccggcgccgcgcgggcgcgggcgggggaGTTGGTTCGCGTGGGGTTTGGAGGGGTTTTATTTTTGTGGGCTGGGCCGCGTGCCAGGCTTTGTTTGGAAGCATATGACAGATTGCCCCGGGCAGATTCCAACACCGCACGGGGATTTTTCATGAACTAAGGACAGCTCCGTATGCTTAAAAACAACTTtgctctagatttttttttcagccaAACGGTTTTAGATTCAGCAACTCCACTACAAATCTGCTCCACGAAAACGGTGGATCTACCCCCAGATCCATAGATTTGGTGGAGCATCTCAGGGggtgctccacgaaatcaaatttagtggagttggagaaaattacccaccactgtcactcattagtggaaaatgaccTGTTCGTTCTATTTCCTCATAATTTCCTTCTTTGCTCACGCCGTCATGGCCGCGCCCCGCTCGCCGCAGCCCCGCCACGCCTGCCAACACGCCCTGCCCCGCCTGCCGGAgcgccgtcccgcccgccggagctgtcggggatacatccccagtacccgcaaggaaggaagaagtcagactcctactaggattcccctgtaatccgactaggactagtcccgtgtactcctactaggactcctccttgtaatccgactagtactctgccccctggagtatataaaggagggcaggggtatctagctcggcaggtcatacctcaacacccaagcccaggacacaCAACAACAACTCTAGAGgatcaatccccaagatcaatacaaactaacacacaggacgtagggtattacgcgatctagcggcccgaacctgtctaaatcgtgttccttgcgtcaccattgattccttgattctcgacgacccttaccatataaaagaccacctagggtacccctaggcgggttgccggtctaaaacaccgacaggagCCCCGCCCCGCACCCGGCCGTCGGCGAGGCCGCGCCCGCCAGCGCGCGCGAggccgcctggccgccggcgaggccgtgcccgccagcACCTCAACCATGCGTGCAACAGCGCTAGGAAGgagatgtttttttattttgatgcatGGGCCCAAATTGCTAGTGAGATAAAGATAAGAATGGAGCTGCACCAAACACTTTTTGAGATATTAgatccacggtggagcagctctatggtggagctagctggatctatgaatttggagctgttttttcaatgctggagctctaccaaacaggtcctaattaggtttaatagattcgtctcgccgtttagcctccatctatgtaatgggttttgtaaatagtctacatttaatacttctaattagtgtctaaatatttgatgtgagaggtgctaaaaataagcaaagggaaccaaacaccccctaaacccTGATCTACCCAATCCAACTCGCGATCACTTTGGTACCCGTCAAATCGAGCCTACTCCGTACTCACGCATGAACAAAGTGGTAGCTTGTATGGACCTCTAGCCAGGCCAATGGGTTGCAAGTAGCCATGTTCGGTAGTCTGGTTGGAGCTTTGGACCAGGCCTGCGAGATGCAAAACGGGTGGAGTAAGTTGCATCGCATGAAACGCGGAAATCGATCGTTCCATGCAGTGCAGGTTGAGGCAATGCAACTGAGGGGGTTACCGTGACCTCCGATGCTTCCTTTTCTCAACCACCCAAGGGGGCAATGTAGCGGTAGGTCAAcgggcggccggtggcgagTGCCACGACGGCACACGCGGCGGATGCAAGCATCAGCTGGGCGAGTGGTGGATGCAAGCCGCGATGGCGCGTGTAGGATTCCGAGCGGAGCCTGCGGCAGAGAGCGGGGACCGGACGGCGGAGGTGATACCGCGGTCGATGAAACGACGGACTTCGGGTGAGGGTGACGCGATGAGCTTGCCAGCATCTGCAGCTCAGCCTCGTCGCCACGGTTGGCAGCCAGTCAACCCGAGGCTCGCCGTCATCTCGAAGAAGCCCTCGTCAGGGTCCCTAACCTCCAACCTCACAA
Proteins encoded in this window:
- the LOC117841373 gene encoding ammonium transporter 1 member 2; amino-acid sequence: MAATCAASLAPLLGPAAANATGYLCDRFADTTSAVDSTYLLFSAYLVFAMQLGFAMLCAGSVRAKNTMNIMLTNVLDAAAGALFYYLFGFAFAYGTPSNGFIGRHFFGLKRLPQAGFDYDFFLFQWAFAIAAAGITSGSIAERTQFVAYLIYSAFLTGFVYPVVSHWVWSADGWASASRTSGKLLFGSGIIDFAGSSVVHMVGGIAGLWGALIEGPRIGRFDHAGRSVALRGHSASLVVLGTFLLWFGWFGFNPGSFLTILKSYGPAGSIHGQWSAVGRTAVTTTLAGSTAALTTLFGKRLQTGHWNVLDVCNGLLGGFAAITAGCSVVDPWAAVICGFVSAWVLIGLNALAARLRFDDPLEAAQLHGGCGAWGVIFTGLFARREYVEQIYGGGAPGRPYGLFMGGGGRLLAANVVMVLVIAAWVSVTMAPLFLALSKMGLLRVSAEDEMAGMDQTRHGGFAYAYHDDEDPSVRPKAVMSTQIANASSGEF
- the LOC117841364 gene encoding pentatricopeptide repeat-containing protein At1g33350, which gives rise to MRCSSQLSHRDFVAVLSRCSTRAHLEQLHAHAFVAGRAAAQPTTFHLLRFAVLRLSCLPYARRLFDATPHPNVFLYSAILSAYVSSSAAAASSPASHAHARDALELFLRMLRRGRPAPNQFVYPLALRAACAVGVHLVRSIHSHACKSGFCEYDVIRTSLLDGYSRYGMMADARKLFDGLTERNVVSWTALMSGYARAGKVGDAIVLFERMPERDVAAWNAIIAGCTQNGLFVEAVGILGRMVGEGFRPNATTVSCVLSACGHLGMLKIGKLIHCYAWRTCVGFGSSVLNGLIDMYGKCGNLKGARWIFNELSDRSLTTWNSLINCLALHGRSECAIAVFNAMRDEGVEPDVVTFVGLLNACTHGGFVDEGLRYFELMQHEHGIEPEIEHYGCIVDLLGRAGRFQDALNVISNMRIESDEVIWGSLLNACRVHRQLELAELAIGKLLELDPNNANYVVMLANVYSEGGLWEEVRKVRKFVKEENIGKKLPGCSWIEVDRKIHRFYSGDDAHPQSEDIYDTLDDLAASMEL